In Xylanibacter ruminicola 23, a single genomic region encodes these proteins:
- a CDS encoding DUF2975 domain-containing protein, giving the protein MKKKLNCFCILLLVLMIASFVLSCVAGADDFHRGWEEGANNHEPMGGYGILCMFTVLICFLVGLYAIACFIRFILCVNQGEVFTWDNVSLLRIAGWCSIIVPTVLAAVMTPETDNLIETWGSCITIAAEGIFILIMAEAFAIGLKLKEEQDLTI; this is encoded by the coding sequence ATGAAAAAGAAACTGAATTGCTTCTGTATTTTGTTGCTGGTGCTGATGATTGCCAGCTTTGTATTAAGTTGTGTAGCTGGTGCAGACGATTTCCACCGAGGCTGGGAGGAAGGTGCAAACAACCACGAACCTATGGGCGGCTATGGCATATTGTGTATGTTTACAGTACTCATATGCTTTTTGGTTGGTTTATACGCCATCGCCTGCTTTATCCGTTTTATTCTTTGTGTGAATCAAGGCGAAGTGTTTACATGGGATAATGTATCGCTACTACGCATTGCAGGTTGGTGCAGCATTATTGTGCCTACTGTATTAGCTGCAGTGATGACGCCAGAAACAGATAATCTGATTGAAACCTGGGGAAGTTGTATTACTATCGCAGCCGAGGGTATTTTTATCCTTATTATGGCCGAAGCCTTTGCCATCGGATTGAAATTGAAAGAGGAACAGGATTTAACGATTTAA
- the amrS gene encoding AmmeMemoRadiSam system radical SAM enzyme, whose product MECRYYHRLEDGRVECELCPHHCKISDGQTGICRSRRNHGGTLVSEVYAKPCSLAIDPIEKKPLYHFHPGTTCLSIACTGCNFRCLNCQNHEISQVSSQDVNYYELQPSEVVALCQKHHCPGIAYTYTEPLTYIEYITDIARKAHEAGLWNILVTAGYVCQEPLSHLLPYLDAANVDLKSFSESIYQRVSGGHLQPVLDTILAMRDAGVWLEITNLVIPGINDDIQMIKEMCKWMKDNGLSEAPLHFSRFFPRYKMQDTPPTPRQTLYAAKQIAEEEGIKHVYLGNI is encoded by the coding sequence ATGGAGTGCAGATATTATCATCGATTGGAGGATGGACGAGTGGAATGCGAACTATGTCCGCATCACTGTAAGATAAGCGATGGCCAAACGGGTATCTGCCGCAGTAGACGGAATCATGGCGGCACGCTGGTGAGCGAGGTGTATGCCAAGCCTTGTTCGCTGGCCATCGATCCGATAGAGAAGAAGCCGCTTTACCATTTTCATCCAGGCACTACATGTCTCTCCATAGCTTGTACAGGATGTAACTTCCGTTGCTTAAACTGTCAGAATCACGAGATATCGCAGGTTTCATCACAAGATGTGAACTACTATGAGCTACAACCTAGCGAAGTGGTAGCACTATGCCAAAAGCACCATTGTCCAGGCATCGCCTATACTTACACCGAGCCGCTCACCTATATCGAATACATTACAGATATAGCCCGAAAAGCCCACGAAGCCGGACTCTGGAACATATTGGTTACAGCTGGCTATGTTTGCCAGGAACCACTGAGCCATCTGCTACCTTATCTTGATGCCGCCAACGTAGATTTAAAATCGTTTAGCGAAAGTATATACCAGCGTGTGAGTGGCGGCCATCTGCAACCTGTACTCGACACCATTCTGGCTATGCGTGATGCTGGCGTTTGGTTAGAGATAACCAACCTGGTGATTCCAGGCATCAACGACGATATACAGATGATTAAAGAAATGTGCAAATGGATGAAAGATAATGGCTTATCCGAAGCACCATTGCACTTTAGCCGATTCTTCCCTCGCTATAAAATGCAAGATACCCCACCTACCCCTCGTCAGACACTATATGCTGCCAAGCAGATAGCCGAAGAAGAAGGCATCAAGCATGTGTATTTGGGGAATATTTAG
- the amrB gene encoding AmmeMemoRadiSam system protein B, whose amino-acid sequence MKLGQVRPATQANRFYTGDAEELENEVDSLLKQHNSQVYDNLAALIVPHAGYYFSGNVAASAYMTIDAKKEYKRIFLLGPSHHEWLNGASVNTEADYYATPLGNVKVDHETAIELTKADSIFAYHRSAHAQEHCLEVQLPFLQRKLGEVPPIVPIIISTNDYYKLKRMADVLKPYFTDENLFVISSDFSHYPSYQDAYEVDAKTGKAIETGDVEEFIAAIEANANSGKRNLATSACGEFAIVTLMLMIDSRYDVKHLMYQNSGDIDNRDLSRVVGYHSFAILRNNTSFALSDDDKKALKDIAFQSIKDTLDGKPIAQQPIRSSILNSKCGAFVSLHKHGRLRGCIGHFGEDFALHEIVAKMARAAAFEDPRFMPVTSDELTDIDIEISVLTPMRRIQNIDEFELHHHGIYIKKGYRSGTFLPQVADEVNWTKEEFIGHCAQDKAGIGWDGWRDAELYVYEAIVF is encoded by the coding sequence ATGAAATTAGGACAAGTAAGACCAGCCACACAGGCCAACCGCTTTTACACGGGCGATGCAGAAGAGCTTGAGAATGAGGTGGATAGCCTACTAAAACAGCACAACAGTCAGGTTTACGATAATCTGGCAGCACTCATTGTACCCCATGCTGGCTACTATTTCTCTGGAAATGTGGCAGCATCGGCCTATATGACGATTGATGCCAAGAAAGAATACAAACGCATTTTCTTGTTAGGTCCCAGCCATCACGAATGGCTTAATGGTGCATCGGTAAACACCGAGGCCGACTATTACGCCACACCACTTGGCAATGTAAAAGTGGACCACGAAACAGCTATCGAACTGACTAAGGCTGATAGCATTTTCGCCTATCACCGTTCGGCTCATGCGCAAGAGCATTGTCTGGAGGTGCAACTGCCATTTCTGCAGCGCAAACTGGGCGAAGTGCCCCCAATAGTACCTATCATCATTTCGACCAACGACTATTACAAACTTAAACGGATGGCCGATGTGCTGAAACCGTATTTTACTGACGAGAATCTGTTTGTAATCAGCAGTGATTTTTCGCATTATCCATCGTACCAAGATGCCTACGAGGTGGATGCAAAAACAGGCAAAGCCATCGAAACAGGCGATGTAGAGGAGTTTATTGCCGCCATCGAAGCCAATGCAAATAGCGGCAAGCGCAATCTGGCAACGAGTGCATGCGGTGAATTTGCCATCGTTACGTTAATGCTGATGATAGATAGTAGATACGACGTTAAGCACCTGATGTATCAGAACTCTGGCGATATCGACAATCGCGACCTTAGTCGTGTGGTGGGCTATCATTCGTTCGCCATCCTGCGTAACAACACAAGTTTCGCTCTTTCTGATGACGACAAGAAAGCGCTGAAGGACATCGCTTTTCAAAGCATTAAAGATACCCTTGACGGTAAGCCTATCGCACAGCAACCAATCCGCTCATCCATTCTCAATTCGAAATGCGGAGCCTTTGTATCGCTGCACAAACATGGACGATTGCGTGGTTGTATAGGGCACTTTGGCGAGGATTTTGCTCTACATGAGATTGTGGCCAAGATGGCTCGTGCTGCAGCATTCGAAGACCCACGATTTATGCCTGTAACCAGTGATGAACTTACTGATATCGACATCGAGATTTCTGTGCTCACACCTATGCGCCGCATACAGAATATCGACGAGTTTGAATTGCATCATCATGGCATCTATATTAAGAAAGGTTATCGTAGCGGCACTTTCCTTCCACAAGTAGCCGATGAGGTGAACTGGACTAAAGAAGAATTCATAGGGCATTGTGCACAAGATAAGGCTGGCATAGGTTGGGATGGATGGCGCGATGCAGAATTGTATGTTTACGAAGCAATAGTTTTCTGA
- a CDS encoding DUF6078 family protein, which translates to MSKINYDEVPGCYLHCIKADCKMADHCLRQLAMQNLPSNLTAVTILNPQLTQTGEGCEYYRDDKPQVYGKGFKNMQKKMLPDEYQTFMYRLQGKFGRNPYFERRKGAQLCSPSDIKQIEDALKAIGHEELKFDAYVEKLNWND; encoded by the coding sequence ATGAGCAAGATTAATTACGATGAAGTTCCTGGCTGCTATCTGCATTGCATCAAGGCAGATTGCAAGATGGCTGACCACTGTTTGCGCCAGTTGGCTATGCAGAACTTGCCTAGCAACCTGACAGCAGTAACAATTCTGAATCCACAGCTAACCCAAACTGGCGAAGGTTGCGAATACTATCGCGATGATAAGCCTCAGGTTTATGGAAAAGGCTTTAAGAACATGCAGAAGAAGATGCTACCCGATGAGTACCAGACGTTTATGTATCGACTGCAGGGCAAGTTTGGTCGTAATCCTTACTTCGAACGTCGCAAGGGTGCCCAACTCTGTTCACCCAGCGATATCAAGCAAATTGAAGATGCCCTTAAAGCCATCGGCCACGAAGAGCTAAAGTTTGATGCTTATGTAGAGAAACTGAACTGGAACGATTAA
- a CDS encoding VapE domain-containing protein produces the protein MNKMTINGESLGASLQNSLAVEQFLTDNYLFRRNILNGKVEYLILTTKQTDNQSVWRTLTPEALNSIVRKAKQEQITKNSPKTDIQEVIYSDATPVYNPISEFLSQLPKWDGQNHLAKLFSRLPGISSEQLDFLIIWFRSAVAHWLQKDKLHANESVPTLIGSQGCGKSTFIARLLPPELQEYYLDHLNLSNKFDKEMALTNNLLVNLDELDAIRPSQQAALKQTLSKIKVNGRTIYGSSQQDRPRYASFVATTNNPHPLSDVTGSRRFICIEIPDGQYIDNAGEIDYEQLYAQLVYEVNELKAPYWFTNEQVARIQELNQNYTDEKDITEIIEACFRKPNEGEKVKAMNCTQMLELISKEYPSLKKTVSTKVHLGLAMKDLGFEHTERGHVKYYNVVPVDAA, from the coding sequence ATGAATAAAATGACAATTAACGGAGAGTCTCTAGGAGCCTCTCTGCAGAACTCGCTCGCGGTTGAGCAGTTCCTTACTGACAATTACCTGTTCCGTCGAAACATTCTCAACGGTAAGGTAGAGTATCTAATCTTGACTACCAAACAGACTGATAATCAGTCTGTTTGGCGAACGCTAACACCTGAAGCCCTGAACAGCATCGTTCGCAAGGCTAAGCAGGAGCAGATTACCAAAAACAGTCCTAAGACTGATATCCAGGAGGTAATCTACTCGGATGCAACGCCCGTGTACAATCCTATCAGCGAGTTTCTATCGCAACTGCCCAAATGGGACGGGCAGAATCATCTGGCCAAGTTGTTCAGCCGCTTGCCTGGCATTAGCAGCGAGCAGTTGGACTTCCTGATTATCTGGTTCCGCTCGGCTGTGGCGCATTGGTTGCAGAAGGATAAGCTGCACGCCAACGAGAGTGTGCCCACGTTGATTGGTTCACAGGGCTGTGGCAAATCAACCTTCATAGCGCGCTTGCTGCCTCCTGAACTACAGGAGTATTATCTCGACCATCTGAACCTATCAAACAAGTTCGATAAGGAGATGGCCTTGACTAACAACCTGCTGGTGAACCTAGACGAGTTGGATGCCATCCGCCCCAGTCAGCAGGCGGCCTTGAAGCAGACGCTCTCGAAAATCAAGGTTAACGGACGTACTATTTATGGCAGTTCGCAGCAGGATCGCCCTCGTTATGCATCGTTCGTGGCCACTACCAACAATCCCCATCCCTTGTCGGATGTAACAGGTAGTCGTCGATTCATCTGTATTGAGATTCCTGATGGGCAGTATATCGACAATGCTGGTGAGATTGATTACGAGCAGCTATATGCTCAGTTGGTGTATGAGGTGAACGAGTTGAAGGCACCTTACTGGTTTACCAACGAGCAGGTGGCACGTATTCAGGAGCTGAACCAGAACTATACCGACGAAAAGGACATTACAGAGATTATTGAGGCATGTTTCCGCAAACCTAACGAAGGCGAGAAGGTAAAAGCAATGAACTGCACGCAGATGCTGGAGTTGATTAGCAAGGAGTATCCTTCGCTTAAAAAGACCGTTAGCACCAAGGTGCATCTGGGATTGGCGATGAAAGATCTGGGCTTTGAGCATACTGAGCGCGGACATGTAAAATACTACAATGTGGTGCCTGTTGATGCAGCATGA
- a CDS encoding nucleotidyltransferase family protein, translated as MGKDECIKLLKKYMTILKEKYGITSLSLFGSTARGEQTEQSDIDLFVDTQTPNPFLLQDAKEFLEKETGTSVDIIRNHQNLNPRLKKRILKDGIFIF; from the coding sequence ATGGGAAAGGATGAATGTATCAAACTGCTGAAGAAGTATATGACTATACTTAAAGAAAAGTATGGTATAACTTCTTTGTCTCTGTTTGGTTCTACTGCACGTGGAGAGCAAACGGAGCAGAGTGATATAGATCTGTTTGTAGATACGCAAACACCAAATCCTTTCTTGCTGCAGGATGCTAAAGAGTTCTTGGAAAAAGAAACAGGAACCTCCGTTGATATTATCCGCAATCATCAAAACCTTAACCCACGATTAAAAAAACGTATCTTAAAAGATGGAATCTTTATCTTCTGA
- a CDS encoding DUF86 domain-containing protein, whose translation MESLSSESKGIALDILEDILSAIERLEDRTKDVQTIDDFLCSSSGMVLLDATCMLLIAIGESLKNLDKTTDGKLLPTYPSIPWKNVKGMRDIIAHHYFDVDASQILWIIKNEIAPLKTAIQFFIDELKK comes from the coding sequence ATGGAATCTTTATCTTCTGAAAGCAAGGGAATAGCATTAGATATTCTTGAAGACATTCTTTCGGCTATCGAGAGGCTTGAAGATCGTACAAAGGATGTGCAAACTATAGATGATTTTCTATGTTCGTCTTCTGGTATGGTATTGCTTGATGCTACATGTATGCTGCTGATAGCAATAGGCGAGAGTCTTAAGAATCTTGATAAGACTACAGACGGTAAACTTCTTCCTACATATCCTTCTATTCCTTGGAAAAACGTGAAAGGTATGAGGGATATTATTGCTCATCATTATTTCGATGTTGATGCATCCCAAATCCTATGGATAATCAAGAATGAGATTGCTCCATTAAAGACCGCTATCCAGTTCTTTATTGATGAGTTGAAGAAATAA
- a CDS encoding GIY-YIG nuclease family protein: protein MAIFDFLKSHEEKVNERKAEIAALQQQVVSLRDEVASEEKEKEELRSQIVELKNLVVAQKNELYDLQQDKEKTKKQVDSLHERYEKLHALLTRSTRKLNCMESSDEFLLFDVGSPYLVALDEVDYEELCKYHNLREENHSYYDKKKQREDELHAIELKIEDANKELTNLREELVKQRDINYAYEINNIKEQTSEYIHELNDIKADINSYLKNHKDKIRLEVIHEIYQRANLCEDEALRNLRETIDGVNIDQIQLALDLKKMLLKPPYKVNPQEWTFAEIYLCNLLNEFAQLNIVKIIKEMKNSDWDTIKVKIGSLVNILELRMIGTGFRIDPSYGKNLFNYMEAKYLYIQKQQIEREKEREEREAQREYERAIKKALKDEEKAQEALEKKKREMAEAQTQEKIQKLQEQIKGLENALVEARELRERAMSMAQQTKIGYVYVISNIGSFGKDVYKIGMTRRLDPMERIMELSNASVPFPFDVHTFIYSEDAPALEADLHRRFDAKKVNSINYRKEYFNVTLDEIKAALKEKGVDANFVDEPDAFQYRESLMKNRDGILSTIQQ from the coding sequence ATGGCAATATTTGATTTTCTAAAATCCCACGAAGAAAAAGTAAACGAGAGAAAAGCAGAAATAGCAGCTTTGCAGCAACAAGTTGTTTCTTTACGTGACGAGGTGGCTTCTGAGGAGAAAGAAAAAGAAGAGTTAAGAAGTCAGATTGTTGAATTGAAGAATCTTGTTGTGGCTCAAAAGAATGAACTATATGATTTGCAACAGGACAAAGAAAAAACAAAGAAGCAAGTTGATAGCCTTCATGAAAGATATGAAAAGTTGCATGCTTTGTTAACGAGATCAACCAGAAAATTAAATTGTATGGAATCTTCTGATGAATTCTTGTTATTTGACGTTGGATCTCCATATTTGGTTGCGTTGGATGAAGTAGATTATGAAGAATTGTGTAAATATCACAATCTTAGAGAAGAAAATCATTCTTATTATGATAAGAAGAAGCAAAGAGAGGATGAATTACATGCCATAGAGCTGAAAATTGAAGATGCAAACAAAGAACTAACCAATCTTCGAGAGGAATTGGTAAAACAGCGTGATATTAATTATGCCTATGAAATAAACAATATTAAAGAACAAACTAGTGAATATATTCATGAATTGAATGACATAAAAGCAGATATTAATAGTTATCTGAAAAATCATAAAGACAAGATTCGCTTAGAGGTAATACATGAAATATACCAAAGAGCAAATCTTTGTGAAGATGAGGCTTTGAGAAATTTGCGAGAAACTATTGACGGTGTTAATATTGACCAGATACAACTTGCTTTGGATTTAAAGAAAATGTTGTTGAAACCTCCATATAAAGTTAATCCACAGGAATGGACTTTTGCTGAAATATATTTGTGTAATTTGTTAAATGAATTTGCACAACTCAATATTGTTAAAATCATAAAAGAAATGAAAAACTCAGATTGGGATACGATTAAAGTCAAAATAGGTTCTCTTGTTAATATTTTAGAATTGCGTATGATTGGAACGGGATTTCGAATAGATCCATCATATGGAAAGAATCTATTCAATTATATGGAAGCAAAGTATTTATATATACAAAAGCAACAGATTGAACGAGAAAAGGAGCGAGAAGAACGTGAGGCACAACGTGAATATGAGCGTGCTATAAAAAAGGCTCTAAAAGATGAAGAAAAGGCACAAGAGGCTCTTGAAAAGAAGAAAAGAGAAATGGCAGAAGCGCAGACTCAGGAAAAGATACAGAAATTGCAGGAACAGATAAAGGGACTGGAGAATGCTCTTGTTGAAGCTCGTGAACTAAGAGAGAGAGCAATGAGTATGGCACAACAAACTAAGATAGGCTATGTTTATGTTATCTCTAATATAGGTTCTTTTGGAAAAGATGTCTATAAGATTGGAATGACTCGTCGATTAGACCCGATGGAGCGTATTATGGAATTAAGTAACGCTAGCGTTCCATTCCCATTTGACGTACACACCTTTATATATAGTGAGGATGCACCAGCATTGGAGGCAGACTTACATAGAAGATTCGATGCCAAGAAGGTTAACTCTATAAACTATCGCAAAGAATATTTCAATGTGACGTTAGATGAAATAAAAGCGGCATTGAAAGAGAAAGGAGTTGATGCAAACTTTGTAGACGAACCTGATGCATTCCAATACAGAGAAAGCCTTATGAAAAATCGCGATGGTATTCTCTCTACAATACAGCAGTGA
- a CDS encoding xanthine phosphoribosyltransferase, with protein sequence MNYLEQKILQECEVRPGNILKIDSFLNHQIQMDVMRFITLEFKRRFADTKITKILTIEASGIAIATMLGNSLDVPVVFAKKSQTLNSSDDKYMSHAYSFTHKKQNMVFVSAPYLSASDHLLIVDDFLAEGEAVHALIDIARQAGATITGIGIAVEKGNQNGGRILREEGYHLESLAIIEEMNYETQTIKFRE encoded by the coding sequence ATGAACTATCTAGAACAGAAAATCCTTCAAGAGTGTGAGGTCAGACCTGGTAATATTCTGAAGATTGACAGTTTTCTCAATCATCAGATTCAGATGGACGTGATGCGGTTTATTACCCTGGAGTTCAAGAGAAGGTTTGCAGACACCAAGATTACCAAGATTCTCACCATCGAAGCCAGCGGCATAGCCATTGCCACTATGCTTGGCAACAGTCTTGATGTGCCCGTAGTGTTTGCTAAGAAGAGCCAGACACTCAATAGCAGCGACGACAAATACATGTCGCACGCCTATTCTTTTACCCATAAGAAGCAGAACATGGTGTTTGTTTCAGCCCCCTATCTCTCAGCTTCTGACCATCTGCTGATAGTAGATGATTTCCTTGCCGAAGGCGAAGCTGTTCACGCCCTTATCGACATCGCCCGCCAGGCAGGTGCCACAATAACAGGCATTGGTATCGCCGTAGAAAAGGGCAACCAGAATGGCGGTCGCATACTTCGTGAAGAAGGCTACCACCTGGAATCCCTCGCCATCATCGAAGAGATGAACTACGAAACCCAAACCATCAAGTTTCGAGAATAG
- the pheS gene encoding phenylalanine--tRNA ligase subunit alpha has protein sequence MILDKIDELLKEVQNLSAKNAEEVEQLRLKYLSKKGEITALMNDFREVAADQKKTVGMKINELKTLATERINQLREECETQEGGEEALDLTRTPYPIELGTRHPLTIVTNEIIDIFSRMGFVLADGPEVEDDNHIFTKMNFAADHPARDMQDTFFVSQHPNDVTKNILLRSHTSSVQARVMEHMHDENGKLTAPIRVICPGRVYRNEAITARAHCFFHQVEGLYIDKNVSFTDLKQVLLSFAKEMFGADTKIRLRPSYFPFTEPSAEMDISCFICGGEGCGFCKHTGWVEILGCGMVDPNVLELCGIDSKEYTGYAFGMGVERITNLKYRVSDLRMFSENDTRFLEEFESAN, from the coding sequence ATGATACTTGATAAGATAGACGAACTTCTGAAAGAAGTACAGAATTTGAGCGCCAAAAACGCAGAGGAAGTTGAGCAGCTCCGACTGAAATATCTGAGCAAGAAGGGTGAGATTACAGCCCTGATGAACGACTTCCGCGAGGTTGCTGCCGATCAGAAAAAAACTGTCGGCATGAAGATTAACGAACTGAAAACACTGGCCACCGAGCGCATCAATCAGTTGCGCGAGGAGTGCGAAACCCAGGAGGGAGGCGAAGAGGCTCTCGACCTTACCCGCACACCCTACCCCATTGAGCTGGGTACACGCCATCCACTTACAATCGTAACCAACGAGATTATCGATATTTTCTCGCGTATGGGCTTTGTGCTCGCCGATGGTCCTGAGGTTGAGGATGATAACCACATCTTTACCAAGATGAACTTTGCAGCCGATCACCCCGCACGCGATATGCAGGATACCTTCTTTGTATCGCAGCATCCTAACGATGTTACCAAGAATATCCTGTTGCGTTCGCACACATCAAGTGTTCAGGCTCGTGTGATGGAGCACATGCACGACGAGAACGGCAAGCTTACTGCTCCTATCCGCGTTATCTGTCCAGGTCGTGTATATCGTAACGAGGCCATCACCGCCCGTGCACACTGCTTCTTCCATCAGGTAGAAGGTTTGTATATCGATAAGAACGTATCGTTTACCGACCTGAAGCAGGTTCTGCTTTCGTTCGCTAAGGAGATGTTTGGTGCCGACACCAAGATTCGTCTGCGCCCATCTTACTTCCCATTCACCGAGCCCAGTGCCGAGATGGATATCTCTTGCTTTATCTGTGGTGGCGAGGGCTGCGGCTTCTGTAAGCACACCGGCTGGGTAGAGATTCTGGGTTGCGGTATGGTTGATCCTAACGTGCTCGAGCTCTGCGGCATCGACTCAAAGGAGTACACCGGTTATGCCTTCGGTATGGGTGTTGAGCGTATCACCAACCTCAAGTACCGTGTCAGCGACCTCCGTATGTTCTCTGAGAACGACACCCGATTCCTCGAAGAATTCGAATCAGCAAACTAA
- a CDS encoding DUF4348 domain-containing protein, translating to MKRFFIAIFATVLIMFSCTGNKANQTEEVPADSVADSIDTTDVDSMEMLITETPMPRAADAMFDDFLFNFLANKKLQKERIVFPLRVTENGKTTTVEKANWKMEHLFMRQGYYTLLFNDDKQMQLMKDTAVSEAVVEKILLSKNQVKNYVFQRIKGAWLLLEIRVTPLQADANSSFLSFYRRFVTDSAFQVKSLSETVDFVGPDPDDDFNMMEGVITPDTWEAFAPTLPHKTLYNIIYGKPQPEGKQKIYLLRGVANGLEMELRFRKEGGKWLLKKMMT from the coding sequence ATGAAAAGGTTTTTTATCGCGATTTTCGCAACGGTACTGATCATGTTCTCATGCACAGGGAACAAAGCCAATCAGACAGAAGAGGTGCCAGCCGATAGTGTGGCTGACTCTATTGACACCACGGATGTTGACTCGATGGAGATGCTGATTACAGAAACTCCAATGCCAAGAGCTGCTGATGCCATGTTCGACGATTTCTTGTTTAACTTCCTGGCTAACAAGAAATTACAGAAGGAACGCATTGTTTTTCCACTCAGAGTAACGGAAAACGGCAAAACCACCACAGTTGAGAAAGCTAACTGGAAGATGGAACACCTGTTTATGCGTCAGGGGTACTATACCTTATTATTTAACGACGACAAGCAGATGCAGCTGATGAAGGATACGGCCGTGAGCGAGGCTGTAGTAGAAAAAATTCTGCTTTCGAAGAATCAGGTAAAGAACTACGTGTTCCAGCGTATCAAAGGCGCATGGCTGTTGCTCGAAATCAGAGTTACGCCACTGCAGGCTGATGCTAACTCATCGTTCTTGAGTTTTTATCGCCGATTTGTAACGGATAGTGCTTTCCAGGTAAAGAGCCTGAGCGAAACGGTGGATTTTGTGGGGCCTGATCCCGACGACGACTTTAACATGATGGAAGGTGTGATTACACCTGATACATGGGAGGCTTTTGCACCAACTCTGCCTCATAAAACCCTGTACAACATTATTTATGGTAAGCCACAGCCAGAGGGTAAACAGAAGATTTATCTGCTGCGGGGGGTAGCTAACGGACTCGAAATGGAGTTGCGCTTTAGAAAAGAAGGTGGCAAATGGCTGCTGAAGAAAATGATGACGTGA
- the murB gene encoding UDP-N-acetylmuramate dehydrogenase, whose amino-acid sequence MRIEKDYSLKQHNTFGIEAKCAQFVEYSSEAEAKEVAELLRNTRVPYIIIGGGSNLLLTRDYEGIVVHSACKGIERHGNRLVCGSGEVFDDVVAQSIEMGLYGAENLSLIPGDVGASAVQNIGAYGAEAKDLIRSIRAVEIATGNVCVIENAECEYGYRQSKFKHDWKNQFLILSVEYEFAATFEPRLDYGNIRAELVKEGISLPTAQQLRNTIIRIREAKLPDPKVLGNAGSFFMNPIVGRQKYEALATQYEGMPHYDIDADHVKIPAGWMIDQCGWKGKSMGRAGVHDKQALVLVNRGGATGQEVVALCQQIQADVKQKFGIDIYPEVNVI is encoded by the coding sequence GTGAGAATAGAGAAGGATTATAGTCTGAAGCAACATAACACATTTGGTATTGAGGCTAAGTGTGCACAGTTTGTGGAGTATAGCAGCGAGGCTGAAGCCAAAGAGGTGGCTGAGTTGCTGCGTAACACGCGCGTACCTTATATTATAATAGGTGGTGGCAGTAATCTGCTGTTAACTCGCGATTACGAGGGTATCGTGGTTCACTCTGCCTGCAAGGGTATTGAGCGCCATGGCAACCGCTTGGTGTGTGGTAGCGGCGAGGTGTTCGACGATGTAGTGGCCCAGAGTATTGAAATGGGACTTTATGGGGCCGAGAACCTGTCGTTGATTCCTGGCGATGTGGGTGCGAGCGCTGTTCAGAACATCGGTGCTTATGGTGCTGAGGCTAAGGACTTGATTCGTAGCATTCGTGCTGTTGAGATTGCCACAGGAAATGTGTGCGTGATTGAGAATGCTGAGTGCGAATATGGTTATCGTCAGAGCAAGTTTAAGCACGATTGGAAGAATCAGTTCCTGATACTGAGCGTAGAGTACGAATTTGCAGCTACGTTCGAGCCCCGATTAGACTATGGTAATATACGTGCCGAGCTGGTGAAGGAGGGCATCAGCCTGCCTACTGCCCAGCAGTTACGCAATACGATTATCCGCATACGTGAGGCCAAGTTGCCCGATCCCAAGGTGCTGGGCAATGCAGGCAGCTTTTTTATGAACCCCATTGTGGGGCGCCAGAAATACGAGGCGTTAGCTACCCAGTACGAAGGTATGCCGCATTACGATATCGATGCCGATCATGTAAAGATACCTGCTGGCTGGATGATTGACCAGTGTGGTTGGAAAGGCAAATCGATGGGTAGGGCAGGCGTACACGACAAGCAGGCTTTGGTGCTGGTAAATCGTGGTGGCGCAACAGGTCAAGAAGTAGTGGCACTTTGCCAGCAGATTCAGGCCGACGTGAAGCAGAAATTTGGTATCGATATCTATCCGGAGGTGAACGTGATATGA